From the Platichthys flesus chromosome 6, fPlaFle2.1, whole genome shotgun sequence genome, one window contains:
- the idh2 gene encoding isocitrate dehydrogenase [NADP], mitochondrial, with protein sequence MAGYLKVVSSLSRSAAGALSRNPAVLAPAANCQTLQQRNYADKRIKVAQPVVEMDGDEMTRIIWEFIKEKLILSNVDVELKYYDLGLPYRDQTDDQVTIDSALATLKYNVAVKCATITPDEERVEEFSLKKMWKSPNGTIRNILGGTVFREPITCKNIPRLVPGWTKPITIGRHAFGDQYRATDFVVDQPGKFKMIFTPANGSPGKEWEVYDFPAGGCGMGMYNTDESIAGFAHSCFQYSIGKKWPLYLSTKNTILKAYDGRFKDIFQEIFEKNYKPEFDKLKIWYEHRLIDDMVAQVLKSSGAFVWACKNYDGDVQSDILAQGFGSLGLMTSVLVCPDGKTIEAEAAHGTVTRHFREHQKGNPTSTNPIASIFAWTRGLEHRGKLDNNPDLIKFSQTLESVCVETVESGIMTKDLAGCIHGLPNVKLNEHYVNTTDFLDAIKTNLEKALGK encoded by the exons ATGGCTGGATATCTGAAAGTCGTCAGCTCCCTGTCGAGGTCTGCCGCCGGTGCTCTCTCCCGGAACCCCGCGGTGCTCGCCCCGGCTGCGAACTGCCAGACTTTGCAACAAAGAAACT atgcTGACAAACGCATTAAAGTTGCCCAGCCGGTGGTGGAGATGGACGGAGATGAGATGACCAGGATCATCTGGGAGTTCATCAAGGAAAAG CTCATCCTTTCCAATGTCGACGTTGAGCTGAAGTATTATGACCTGGGTCTTCCGTACCGCGACCAGACCGACGACCAGGTCACCATCGACTCGGCCCTGGCTACATTGAAGTACAATGTCGCGGTCAAATGCGCCACCATCACACCCGACGAAGAAAGAGTGGAAG AGTTTTCCCTGAAGAAGATGTGGAAGAGCCCCAATGGAACCATCAGGAACATCCTGGGTGGCACCGTCTTCCGTGAGCCAATCACCTGCAAGAACATTCCGAGGCTTGTACCAGGCTGGACGAAGCCCATCACCATCGGCAGACACGCTTTCGGTGATCAG TACAGAGCAACAGACTTTGTTGTGGACCAGCCTGGCAAATTCAAGATGATCTTCACACCTGCCAATGGCAGTCCAGGCAAGGAATGGGAGGTCTATGACTTTCCTGCTGGTGGCTGTGGAATGGGCATGTACAACACAGATGAG TCTATTGCCGGCTTTGCACACAGCTGCTTCCAGTATTCTATTGGCAAGAAGTGGCCCCTGTACCTGAGCACAAAGAACACCATTCTCAAAGCCTACGACGGCagatttaaagacattttccaGGAAATCTTTGAAAA GAACTACAAGCCTGAATTTGACAAGCTGAAGATCTGGTATGAGCACAGGCTCATTGATGACATGGTCGCCCAAGTTCTGAAGTCTTCTGGAGCCTTTGTGTGGGCCTGCAAGAACTATGACGGAGATGTTCAGTCGGATATCCTTGCACAGG gCTTTGGCTCTCTGGGACTGATGACATCAGTTCTCGTTTGCCCTGACGGCAAGACCATCGAAGCTGAGGCTGCCCACGGCACCGTGACCAGGCACTTCCGCGAGCACCAGAAG GGAAATCCGACCAGCACCAACCCCATTGCCAGCATTTTTGCCTGGACCAGAGGCCTGGAACATCGTGGCAAACTCGACAACAACCCAGACCTTATCAA GTTTTCCCAAACactggagagtgtgtgtgttgagactGTTGAGAGTGGTATCATGACCAAGGATCTCGCCGGCTGCATCCATGGCCTGCCCAA TGTCAAGCTGAACGAGCACTACGTCAACACCACGGACTTCCTCGACGCCATCAAGACAAACCTGGAGAAAGCCCTCGGCAAGTGA
- the ankrd34c gene encoding ankyrin repeat domain-containing protein 34C produces the protein MADIMELRTDGNSLLKAVWLRRLRLTRLLLEGGAYINESNERGETPLMVACMSTHTDQQSVSKAKLVRYLLDNQADPNIQDKIGKTALMQACIHKAGHEVVDHLLSNGADPSLEDRSGASALVYAINADDKETLKLLLDACKAKGKEVIIITTDKSPSGTKTTKQYLNVPPSPELVEKSSLAYCTSPSDIVVSASPNPEQEQQNTVFSFQTKLKTSSSAAKLASGPTSPTRRPVNPKRARLPQLKRLQSEPWGLIAPSVLAAAAAQEESKKSSSDEDVVSGVNGLSLSKRSVLSRQNSVDGKESLFPLVGEQACKMTTSQSGPSLSKASYERSLNQHQPLARRSTVPAEQDSSSCSSGVANLRDTMHRRRLGNDHYDSDSQLYSDSAMLDSPKVPVERRKLNTSPLAMLTSSRESLDSNTSTSSPSTARRRAPGLLERRGSGTLLLDHISHTRPGFLPPLNFNPNPPIPDIGACKPSSPLSTGIRSIAPVAPSTPKRGGLHSKKKLIRRHSMQVEQMKQLSDFEELAH, from the coding sequence ATGGCCGACATCATGGAGCTGCGGACGGATGGAAACTCGCTTCTGAAGGCAGTGTGGCTCAGACGCTTGAGACTCACCCGGCTCCTGTTAGAAGGAGGTGCCTATATCAATGAGAGCAATGAACGAGGAGAGACGCCACTCATGGTGGCCTGCATGTCCACGCACACCGACCAGCAGAGTGTGAGCAAGGCAAAACTGGTGAGGTATTTGCTGGACAACCAGGCAGACCCGAACATACAGGACAAAATAGGCAAGACAGCTCTGATGCAAGCCTGCATCCACAAGGCTGGACATGAGGTGGTGGATCACCTGCTGAGCAACGGAGCTGATCCGAGTCTGGAGGACAGGAGTGGAGCCTCAGCCCTGGTCTATGCCATCAATGCAGACGATAAGGAGACACTGAAGCTGCTCCTGGATGCATGCAAAGCCAAAGGCAAGgaggtcatcatcatcaccacagaCAAGTCACCTTCTGGTACGAAAACTACCAAACAATACCTGAATGTTCCCCCATCACCAGAGCTGGTTGAGAAGTCCTCCCTAGCATACTGCACCTCTCCCTCTGATATTGTTGTTAGTGCATCTCCCAATCCTGAGCAAGAGCAACAAAATACGGTCTTCAGTTTTCAGACAAAGCTGAAAACGTCTAGTTCCGCTGCGAAGCTTGCCAGCGGGCCCACGTCTCCAACACGGCGGCCTGTGAACCCCAAACGTGCACGTTTGCCTCAGCTGAAAAGGCTGCAGTCGGAGCCCTGGGGGCTAATTGCCCCCTCAGTCCTGGCTGCAGCCGCTGCCCAAGAGGAGAGCAAGAAATCCAGCTCTGATGAGGATGttgtttcaggggtaaatggACTCTCTCTGAGTAAGAGATCGGTTTTATCTCGACAGAACAGTGTGGATGGGAAGGAAAGTTTATTCCCACTGGTAGGTGAACAGGCCTGCAAAATGACAACATCACAGTCGGGTCCTTCATTGTCTAAGGCATCATATGAGAGGTCTCTAAACCAGCACCAGCCCCTGGCACGGCGCAGTACTGTACCCGCAGAGcaggacagcagcagctgcagcagtggagtAGCCAATCTGAGAGACACAATGCACAGGAGACGTCTGGGGAACGATCATTATGATTCAGACTCACAGCTCTATTCAGACTCTGCGATGTTAGACTCTCCTAAGGTCCCAGTGGAGCGAAGAAAGCTAAACACTTCTCCTCTAGCAATGCTGACCAGCTCCAGAGAGTCTCTTGACAGCAACACCAGCACATCCTCTCCAAGCACAGCACGCAGGCGTGCGCCCGGCCTCCTGGAGAGGAGAGGCTCGGGCACACTGCTGCTGGACCACATCTCTCACACCAGGCCTGGCTTCTTGCCCCCTCTCAACTtcaaccccaacccccccatcCCTGACATCGGGGCCTGCAAgccctcctcacctctctccacAGGTATTAGATCTATAGCTCCAGTAGCACCGAGCACACCAAAGAGAGGCGGCCTCCATTCCAAGAAGAAACTGATAAGAAGGCACTCTATGCAAGTGGAGCAGATGAAGCAACTTTCGGATTTTGAAGAGCTGGCTCATTAG